In the genome of Vibrio sp. NTOU-M3, one region contains:
- the cas6f gene encoding type I-F CRISPR-associated endoribonuclease Cas6/Csy4: MIKRYYFLIRYIPAQADHELLAGRCISQMHLFMVNNRQAMNRVGVSFPDWNESTVGQTIAFVSEDKEMMIGLSFQPYFSLMVKEGLFELSSICEVPENLGEVRFVRNQTINKSFLGSKKRRIKRSMVRAELSGAEQRLPVTNEDRVIDSFHRIPISSGSSGEDYMLFVQKEFVGERGGANFNSYGLATNQERRGTVPDLRC, translated from the coding sequence ATGATAAAGCGTTACTACTTCTTAATACGTTACATACCTGCACAAGCCGATCATGAATTATTGGCAGGACGGTGTATATCCCAAATGCACTTGTTTATGGTCAATAACCGACAAGCAATGAATAGGGTTGGTGTGAGCTTCCCTGATTGGAATGAATCTACAGTTGGCCAAACAATTGCCTTTGTTTCTGAAGACAAAGAGATGATGATTGGACTTTCTTTTCAGCCCTATTTCTCTTTGATGGTGAAAGAAGGTTTATTCGAACTATCGAGTATCTGTGAGGTACCGGAGAACTTGGGGGAAGTAAGGTTTGTTCGCAACCAAACGATTAACAAGAGCTTTTTAGGCTCGAAGAAACGGCGAATTAAACGTAGCATGGTGAGAGCCGAGCTTTCTGGGGCTGAACAACGATTACCAGTAACGAACGAAGACCGTGTCATCGATAGTTTTCATCGAATACCAATCTCCAGCGGTTCATCTGGGGAAGATTATATGTTGTTTGTACAAAAGGAGTTTGTCGGTGAGCGTGGTGGAGCAAACTTCAATAGCTATGGTTTAGCCACCAATCAAGAAAGAAGAGGAACGGTGCCTGACTTACGCTGTTAA
- the csy3 gene encoding type I-F CRISPR-associated protein Csy3, which yields MELCTQLNYVRSLSAGKAYFYYLSESGEMCPLNVDRTRLRAPKGSYSEAYKGNKFVEKNVAPQDLAYSNPQFIEECYVKPGVDEIYCAFSLRIRANSLTPDMCSDDEARRKLSMLAKIYKDLNGYKELAHRYAKNILLGTWLWRNRQCRNITIEVTTSELDTFVVEHAQKLSWYGHWDGDSTECLERLTAYLERALSDPTEYFYMDVKAKMQVGWGDEVYPSQEFLDSREDGLPTKQLAKIDLLSGKETVAFHGQKVGAALQSIDDWWHENADKPLRVNEYGADREYVIARRHVTHGNDFYQLVRNTESWIETMTASQTIPNDVHFIMSVLIKGGLFNCSKAK from the coding sequence ATGGAACTTTGCACTCAGTTGAACTATGTCCGATCACTTTCTGCTGGCAAAGCTTATTTCTACTATCTATCCGAAAGTGGTGAGATGTGCCCCCTTAATGTAGATAGAACCCGATTGCGCGCACCAAAAGGGAGTTATTCAGAAGCATATAAGGGGAACAAGTTCGTCGAGAAGAATGTTGCCCCCCAAGACTTGGCCTATTCGAACCCGCAGTTCATCGAAGAGTGCTATGTAAAGCCCGGCGTTGATGAAATCTATTGCGCATTTTCACTTCGAATTCGAGCCAATTCGTTAACACCGGATATGTGTAGTGATGATGAAGCACGCAGAAAACTGTCTATGCTTGCTAAAATTTATAAAGATCTCAACGGATACAAAGAGTTAGCCCATCGTTATGCGAAGAACATCCTGCTTGGTACTTGGTTATGGCGAAATCGTCAATGTAGAAATATCACTATTGAAGTGACGACCAGTGAATTGGATACCTTTGTTGTCGAACATGCTCAAAAACTCTCTTGGTATGGTCATTGGGATGGTGATTCAACAGAATGCTTAGAAAGGCTTACAGCCTATCTGGAGCGAGCATTGTCTGACCCAACCGAATACTTCTACATGGACGTCAAAGCGAAAATGCAGGTTGGCTGGGGAGATGAGGTTTACCCAAGCCAAGAGTTTTTGGATAGTCGAGAAGATGGACTCCCTACTAAGCAGCTAGCCAAAATAGATCTTTTAAGCGGAAAAGAAACCGTCGCGTTTCACGGACAAAAAGTTGGTGCCGCGTTGCAATCGATTGATGATTGGTGGCATGAAAACGCAGATAAGCCATTAAGAGTGAATGAATATGGCGCTGACCGAGAATACGTAATAGCAAGGCGACACGTAACCCATGGAAATGACTTTTACCAATTAGTTAGAAATACAGAGAGTTGGATTGAGACAATGACAGCTTCTCAGACCATCCCAAATGATGTGCACTTTATTATGTCTGTCTTGATCAAAGGCGGCCTCTTCAATTGTTCCAAAGCGAAGTAA
- the oppB gene encoding oligopeptide ABC transporter permease OppB gives MLKFIAKRIFEAIPTMLVLITVSFFLMRFAPGNPFSTEKPLPPEVMANIEAKYGLDKPVFEQYTTYLTNVIQGDFGPSFKYLDYSVNELISVALPVSAKVGFAAFIFTLIMGVGVGTIAALKQNTWMDYSIMSTAMLGVVMPSFVLAPTLIYIFSINLGWFPAGGWHDGSFKYMALPVIGMSLLYVATFARITRGSMIETLNSNFIRTARAKGLSYRYIILKHALKPALLPVVSYMGPAFVGIITGSVVIETIFGLPGIGKLFVNAAFNRDYSLVMGVTILIGFLFILFNAIVDILLAMIDPKIRY, from the coding sequence ATGCTTAAATTCATCGCAAAAAGGATATTTGAGGCGATCCCAACGATGTTGGTTTTGATCACCGTATCTTTCTTTCTCATGCGTTTCGCACCGGGTAATCCATTTTCAACAGAAAAACCGTTACCGCCAGAGGTTATGGCGAATATCGAAGCCAAATATGGCCTAGATAAGCCGGTGTTTGAACAATACACAACCTATCTAACCAATGTCATTCAAGGCGATTTTGGCCCGTCATTTAAGTACTTAGATTATTCGGTAAATGAACTGATCTCCGTTGCTTTGCCTGTTTCAGCGAAAGTCGGTTTTGCTGCCTTTATCTTTACGTTGATCATGGGAGTGGGTGTTGGCACCATAGCCGCGTTAAAGCAAAATACATGGATGGACTACAGTATTATGTCCACAGCAATGCTGGGGGTGGTAATGCCATCTTTTGTTCTTGCACCAACCCTGATTTATATCTTCTCTATCAACCTCGGCTGGTTCCCAGCGGGCGGTTGGCATGATGGTTCGTTTAAATACATGGCTCTACCAGTAATTGGTATGTCTCTCCTATATGTCGCGACTTTTGCCCGTATTACACGTGGTTCGATGATTGAAACGCTAAACAGCAACTTTATCCGTACTGCACGTGCTAAAGGATTAAGCTACCGCTACATCATTTTAAAACATGCTTTAAAACCTGCGCTATTACCTGTTGTTTCATACATGGGCCCTGCGTTTGTTGGGATCATTACAGGTTCTGTAGTTATCGAAACTATTTTTGGTTTACCCGGTATTGGTAAGCTATTCGTTAACGCCGCGTTTAACCGCGACTATTCCCTAGTAATGGGTGTAACCATTTTGATTGGTTTCCTATTCATCCTATTCAATGCAATCGTCGATATTTTGTTGGCAATGATTGATCCGAAGATTCGCTACTAA
- a CDS encoding LeoA/HP0731 family dynamin-like GTPase: MKETLNTFKGQQNESLELLNRLSKFLTQGEKAGVPIDQELRSKLQTAIQSVSGEQLKVALIGGFSEGKTSIAAAWMEQLDKSSMKISHSESSNEVKVYEVGEDFVLIDTPGLFGFKEKYNAEKQAIERYKDITKKYVSEAHLVLYVMNPTNPIKDSHEDDLVWLFRTLGLLPRTVFVLSRFDEVADVEDEDDYRDNLKVKYDNVVGRLRVAIELDDEEEKELSVVAVSANPFDLGVDHWLQNPDEFKELSHITELQAETAQKIHNNGGAAALAEEMRASVIRDVLSKQLPIAIENDQKISQEVTKLDELNSHLKLELVTTDRDIEDARIELREFVVRYFSDLILKAKGCSLETFGDFFEREIGSEGIVIATRLQNEFSRQVQPITLEVEKMQIGFENEVSHFNTTIKSLGKQGVNHVLNGKFINKDSVLAARDGIVNVAKSVGVDLGKYLKFKPWGATKFAKGANGALAAVGLAFELWDSWEEHKRQTEFQNAIAKMVSNFEKQREELCTLINSVQFKEMFFGNYIELRQQVVEVEKMLNQSRESQQMFHAWKTEAEAIREDFKRMG, from the coding sequence ATGAAAGAGACTCTCAATACTTTCAAAGGCCAGCAGAACGAATCTCTGGAGCTTTTGAATAGGCTTTCGAAGTTTTTAACACAAGGTGAAAAGGCCGGGGTTCCGATTGATCAAGAGTTGCGTTCCAAGCTTCAGACAGCCATACAGTCCGTGTCTGGCGAGCAGCTCAAGGTTGCACTCATCGGCGGTTTTTCAGAGGGTAAAACGTCTATTGCCGCGGCCTGGATGGAGCAGCTCGATAAGTCCAGCATGAAAATCAGCCACAGTGAATCTTCTAATGAAGTGAAAGTCTACGAGGTGGGGGAAGACTTTGTTCTTATTGATACCCCTGGTCTGTTTGGCTTCAAAGAAAAGTATAACGCCGAGAAGCAGGCTATCGAAAGATACAAAGACATTACTAAGAAATACGTGAGCGAAGCACACCTAGTTCTGTATGTCATGAACCCGACAAACCCGATCAAAGATAGCCACGAGGACGATCTGGTTTGGCTATTCCGAACCTTGGGGCTTCTGCCCAGGACAGTGTTCGTACTCAGCCGCTTCGACGAAGTAGCCGATGTGGAAGATGAAGATGACTACCGGGATAACCTTAAAGTTAAATATGACAACGTCGTTGGTAGGCTTCGCGTGGCAATAGAGCTTGACGATGAAGAAGAAAAAGAACTGTCGGTAGTTGCTGTGTCGGCAAATCCTTTTGATCTGGGCGTTGACCATTGGCTTCAGAACCCCGATGAGTTTAAAGAGCTGTCACATATTACCGAGCTTCAGGCAGAGACGGCGCAAAAAATTCATAATAACGGCGGTGCAGCAGCCCTTGCAGAAGAGATGCGCGCCAGTGTTATCCGCGATGTTCTGAGCAAACAGCTGCCAATAGCGATAGAGAACGACCAGAAGATCTCGCAGGAAGTCACAAAGCTGGATGAGCTGAATAGCCATTTGAAGCTTGAGCTGGTGACTACAGATCGGGATATCGAAGACGCGAGGATAGAGCTACGGGAGTTCGTCGTCCGATATTTTTCCGACCTGATCCTCAAAGCGAAAGGTTGTAGTCTCGAAACCTTCGGTGATTTCTTCGAGCGGGAAATTGGCTCTGAGGGTATTGTGATCGCCACTCGGTTACAGAATGAGTTCAGTCGTCAGGTGCAGCCAATTACGCTGGAAGTAGAAAAAATGCAGATAGGATTTGAGAACGAGGTCAGTCACTTCAATACCACAATCAAGTCGCTGGGCAAGCAGGGAGTCAACCATGTCTTGAACGGAAAGTTCATTAATAAAGACTCTGTCTTGGCCGCCCGGGATGGCATTGTGAATGTCGCGAAGTCCGTTGGGGTCGACCTTGGTAAGTACCTTAAATTCAAGCCCTGGGGCGCCACCAAATTTGCCAAAGGTGCGAACGGGGCTCTTGCTGCAGTGGGATTGGCATTTGAGCTATGGGATAGCTGGGAAGAACATAAGCGCCAGACCGAATTTCAGAACGCGATAGCCAAAATGGTAAGCAATTTCGAGAAGCAGCGGGAGGAGCTCTGTACACTGATCAATTCTGTCCAGTTCAAGGAAATGTTCTTTGGGAACTATATTGAGCTCAGGCAGCAAGTCGTGGAGGTGGAGAAGATGCTTAATCAAAGCCGCGAGAGCCAACAGATGTTCCACGCGTGGAAAACAGAAGCGGAGGCAATAAGGGAGGATTTCAAGCGTATGGGATGA
- the oppC gene encoding oligopeptide ABC transporter permease OppC yields MLTKKENLEAIEKFSENLEIEGRSLWQDARIRFMRNKAAMVSLFILALMTLAVIFLPMMAQYAFDDTDWYAMHVGPNADHWFGTDSLGRDLYVRTLIGGRISLMVGVMGAFVAVLIGTLYGAASGFIGGRTDRIMMRILEILYAVPFMFLVIVLVTFFGRNIILIFVAIGAIAWLDMARIVRGQTLSLRSKEFIEAAHVCGVSKWKIITRHIVPNVLGIVAVYSTLLIPSMILTESFLSFLGLGVQEPMTSWGALLQEGAQTMEVAIWQLAFPAAFMVVTLFCFNYVGDGLRDALDPKDR; encoded by the coding sequence ATGTTAACGAAAAAAGAGAACTTAGAAGCGATTGAGAAATTCTCTGAAAACTTGGAGATCGAAGGTCGCAGTTTATGGCAAGATGCCCGCATCCGTTTTATGCGCAACAAAGCGGCGATGGTGAGTCTGTTTATTCTTGCATTGATGACGCTCGCGGTCATTTTCTTGCCGATGATGGCTCAATATGCATTTGATGATACAGATTGGTATGCAATGCATGTGGGTCCAAATGCCGACCATTGGTTTGGTACTGACAGCCTAGGGCGTGATCTCTATGTTCGCACTCTAATCGGTGGCCGTATCTCACTGATGGTTGGGGTAATGGGCGCATTTGTCGCAGTACTGATTGGTACTTTGTATGGTGCAGCATCAGGTTTTATTGGTGGGCGTACGGACCGCATCATGATGCGGATTCTTGAGATCCTCTATGCTGTTCCGTTTATGTTCTTAGTTATCGTTTTGGTTACTTTCTTCGGACGCAACATTATTTTGATCTTCGTTGCGATCGGTGCCATTGCGTGGCTAGATATGGCACGTATTGTACGTGGACAAACACTTAGTTTGCGTAGCAAAGAGTTTATCGAAGCGGCGCATGTGTGTGGTGTGAGTAAATGGAAAATCATTACGCGTCACATTGTTCCAAACGTATTGGGTATCGTCGCGGTATACTCGACGCTACTTATCCCAAGTATGATTCTGACGGAATCATTCCTTTCATTCCTTGGTCTTGGTGTTCAGGAACCAATGACGAGTTGGGGCGCACTTCTGCAAGAAGGTGCTCAGACAATGGAAGTAGCAATCTGGCAGCTTGCATTCCCAGCAGCGTTTATGGTTGTGACTCTATTCTGCTTCAACTACGTTGGTGACGGCCTGCGCGACGCGCTTGATCCAAAAGACAGATAA
- a CDS encoding TniQ family protein, translated as MKTDIQLYPDESLESFLLRLSQEQGYERFSHFAEDIWFDTLDQHEAIPGAFPLELNRINIYHAQTTSQMRVRVLIHLENQLKLNNFGALRLALSHSKAQFSPAYKAVHRLGSDYPFVFLAKRFTPICPLCISEAPYIRQLWQFISYQVCERHSCKLVHHCPECQSRLEYQTTESISLCECGFELRNSPVADAPVAALLVARWLSGNDSKPLGLLNAKMTLSERYGFLLWYVNRYGDIENISFDSFVEYCACWPRVLEEELDELVNKADLIRIKDWKKTFFNEVFGALLKDCRQLPSRQLERNSVLTQVLAYFTKLMATLPSSSKGNVGDVLLSPLEASTLLSCTTDEVYRLYEFGEIKAAIRPRMHTKIASHESAFTLRSVIETKLTRMCSENDGLSVYLPEW; from the coding sequence GTGAAAACGGACATTCAACTTTACCCTGACGAATCGCTTGAAAGCTTCTTGTTGCGCTTATCGCAAGAACAAGGCTACGAGCGATTTTCTCATTTTGCTGAAGACATCTGGTTTGACACGTTGGATCAGCATGAAGCGATTCCCGGTGCTTTCCCTCTTGAGCTCAACCGAATCAATATCTACCACGCGCAAACCACAAGCCAAATGCGGGTGCGAGTGCTTATCCATCTTGAGAACCAATTAAAACTCAATAACTTTGGTGCACTTCGTCTTGCGTTGTCACATTCAAAAGCTCAATTTTCTCCCGCATACAAAGCCGTTCATCGGTTGGGTTCTGATTATCCTTTTGTTTTTCTTGCTAAACGCTTCACGCCTATTTGCCCCTTATGTATTAGTGAGGCCCCATACATTCGCCAGCTGTGGCAATTTATCTCTTACCAAGTTTGTGAGCGCCATAGCTGTAAATTGGTTCATCACTGCCCAGAGTGCCAATCGAGATTGGAGTACCAAACCACTGAGAGTATTAGCCTGTGCGAATGCGGTTTTGAACTCCGCAACTCACCGGTTGCAGATGCGCCAGTGGCTGCGCTACTGGTTGCTCGATGGTTGTCAGGAAATGACTCAAAACCTTTGGGATTATTGAATGCTAAAATGACGCTCTCTGAGCGCTATGGCTTTTTACTATGGTACGTTAATCGTTACGGCGATATTGAGAACATCAGTTTTGATTCATTTGTTGAGTATTGTGCTTGTTGGCCAAGAGTGCTGGAGGAGGAACTCGATGAGTTGGTAAACAAAGCCGATCTCATTCGAATCAAAGATTGGAAAAAGACGTTTTTCAATGAGGTTTTTGGCGCTTTGCTTAAAGATTGCCGCCAGTTACCAAGTAGGCAGTTAGAGCGTAATAGCGTGCTCACTCAAGTGTTAGCCTACTTTACAAAGTTAATGGCAACACTACCTTCAAGCAGCAAAGGGAATGTAGGCGATGTGCTGTTAAGCCCGTTAGAAGCTTCTACATTACTTTCTTGCACAACGGATGAGGTGTATCGGTTGTATGAGTTTGGTGAAATTAAAGCAGCGATTAGGCCGCGGATGCATACCAAAATTGCCAGTCATGAATCGGCGTTCACCCTAAGAAGTGTCATCGAAACAAAGCTGACTCGAATGTGCTCTGAAAATGACGGTTTAAGCGTATACCTACCTGAGTGGTAA
- a CDS encoding ABC transporter substrate-binding protein: MYKNKITQALLLGAGLAVAATSTTTFAADVPAGTKLAEKQEIVRGNGAEVATIDPHKSQGVSESHVIRDLLEGLVNQDAEGNTIPGIAESWETADNKTFTFHLRKDAIWSNGDPVTAKDFVYSWQRAVDPATASPYSWYMEYTKMKNAKDIVAGKKDKSTLGVKAVDDYTLVVELETAVPYFVMMTGHTTTKPVHQATVEKFGDQWTKPENFVGNGAYVVDNWVVNERLVLKRNEKYWDNDKTVLNKVTFLPIENQVAEMNRFLAGEIDATYEIPNEHFRRLKKEHAESLSITGNLCTYYYIFNTKKKPFDDVRVRKAISYAIDRNIVTDAILGQGQKPAYFLTPEITANFNPETPEYGKMTQKERNAEAARLLEEAGFGKDNPLKFTLLYNTSENHKKIAVALGSMWKKTLGLDVTLENQEWKTYLSTKDSGNFEVSRAGWCGDYNEASSFLTLMKSTNTTGGIHYDSKEYDAIMEKALSSTSEAERTALYLDAEKLLAKDMPIAPIYQYVKTRLLSPKVGGFPVNNPEEKIYSKDLYIKAQ, encoded by the coding sequence ATGTATAAGAACAAAATCACACAAGCCCTTCTTCTAGGTGCAGGTCTAGCAGTGGCCGCCACTTCAACTACAACTTTTGCCGCTGACGTTCCAGCTGGCACTAAATTAGCAGAAAAACAAGAGATCGTTCGTGGTAATGGTGCGGAAGTTGCGACCATTGACCCTCACAAATCTCAAGGTGTTTCTGAATCTCACGTTATTCGTGACCTTCTTGAAGGCTTGGTGAATCAAGATGCCGAAGGTAATACTATTCCTGGTATCGCAGAATCTTGGGAAACGGCAGACAACAAAACGTTCACTTTCCACCTACGTAAAGATGCAATTTGGTCAAACGGCGATCCTGTAACAGCTAAAGACTTTGTATACAGTTGGCAACGTGCTGTCGACCCAGCAACCGCTTCGCCATACTCTTGGTACATGGAATACACCAAGATGAAGAATGCTAAAGATATCGTTGCTGGTAAGAAAGACAAAAGCACACTTGGTGTGAAAGCAGTTGATGATTACACGTTAGTTGTTGAACTAGAGACGGCAGTTCCATATTTTGTGATGATGACAGGTCACACAACAACTAAACCAGTACACCAAGCAACGGTTGAAAAGTTTGGTGATCAGTGGACTAAGCCTGAAAACTTCGTTGGGAATGGTGCATACGTAGTTGATAACTGGGTAGTGAATGAACGCTTGGTTCTTAAGCGTAACGAAAAGTATTGGGATAATGATAAAACTGTTCTAAACAAAGTTACATTCTTGCCAATTGAAAACCAAGTAGCAGAAATGAACCGCTTCTTAGCGGGTGAAATTGACGCGACTTATGAGATTCCAAATGAGCATTTCCGTCGTTTGAAGAAAGAACACGCAGAATCTCTGTCAATCACAGGTAACTTGTGTACTTACTATTACATCTTCAACACTAAGAAAAAGCCATTTGATGATGTTCGTGTACGTAAGGCAATCTCTTATGCAATTGACCGTAACATCGTAACAGACGCAATTCTTGGCCAAGGTCAAAAACCTGCATATTTCTTAACACCTGAAATTACAGCTAACTTTAACCCTGAGACACCAGAATACGGCAAGATGACACAAAAAGAGCGTAACGCAGAAGCCGCTCGTCTTCTTGAAGAAGCTGGTTTTGGTAAAGATAACCCGCTTAAGTTTACGCTTCTATATAATACATCTGAAAACCACAAGAAGATTGCTGTTGCACTTGGTTCAATGTGGAAGAAGACTCTTGGTCTTGACGTAACTCTTGAAAACCAAGAGTGGAAGACTTACTTGTCAACAAAAGACTCGGGTAACTTTGAAGTTTCACGCGCAGGTTGGTGTGGTGATTACAATGAAGCCTCGTCATTCTTAACGCTAATGAAGAGCACCAATACTACTGGTGGCATTCACTACGATAGCAAAGAATACGATGCAATCATGGAAAAAGCACTGTCTTCGACATCTGAAGCTGAGCGTACTGCACTTTACCTAGACGCTGAAAAGCTACTGGCTAAAGATATGCCAATTGCTCCAATTTATCAGTACGTTAAAACACGTCTACTGTCTCCTAAAGTTGGTGGTTTCCCAGTAAACAACCCAGAAGAAAAGATCTACTCAAAAGATCTTTATATCAAAGCTCAGTAA
- a CDS encoding type I-F CRISPR-associated protein Csy2, with protein MTKLSDLLAIEDEAIKQTALKKMFMPYIEDVCVDGYEQETLTILLNLSSSHQADRCLDWLDVARAQRYLKDRENLDASLAEIQWFHTHNLKFPDCRVKDQRIIARPLSTAEEFISSAVLDQRLGWAHNSAVYRHTLWLLNPFKWQSQPVCVLSLIQQKNPVWLDLLTEFGLDVKSLARLQRAIEEQLPENSFPDSVSTYSKQLRFPWGDDYVSITPVVSHALQCELEIRARSTENKFSFVSSSLPNSASIGNLCGSLGGYMRVLNYPLGVKQAKGGTLTENRQKRGHYFDDYQVTNAKICQVLNRLIGSEPAKTQRQRERARQVRSKILRKQIALWMLPLIELRDIAESEPNQVQLEHDDTLAQAFLSLPELELGSLAGEFNRRLHLAFQNNIYSAKFAYHPKLMQVAKAQVTWVLEQLSNPINNQDMVTGEQYIYLTSMRVQDAAAMSNPCLCGVPSLTAIWGFMHDYQRKFNQLVNNGSPVEFSSFAFYVRNENIQSTAKLTEPNSVTKARTVSNAKRPTIRSERLADLEIDLVIRVHSESRISDFRSALKTALPVAFAGGALYQPQLSMQIEWLRTFTGRSELFHVLKGLPAYGRWLYPSEKQPTNFDELERLLTQDDDNLPVSLGYHLLEHPTKRGNAITGCHAYAENAIGLAKRINPIEVRFSGRDHFLNHAFWSIECSSETILIKNYRD; from the coding sequence ATGACGAAATTAAGTGATCTACTAGCAATTGAAGACGAAGCAATAAAACAAACGGCTCTAAAAAAGATGTTCATGCCCTATATAGAAGACGTTTGTGTTGATGGGTATGAACAAGAAACGTTGACGATTTTGCTTAATCTCAGTTCAAGCCATCAAGCTGATAGATGCTTGGATTGGTTGGATGTAGCTCGGGCTCAAAGGTATTTAAAAGACCGCGAAAACTTAGATGCCTCTCTTGCTGAAATCCAGTGGTTCCACACACATAACCTAAAGTTTCCAGACTGTCGTGTTAAGGACCAGCGGATAATTGCGCGGCCTCTTTCTACAGCCGAGGAGTTTATTTCAAGTGCAGTATTGGATCAGCGATTGGGATGGGCTCATAACTCTGCTGTCTATCGTCATACATTGTGGTTACTGAATCCTTTTAAATGGCAATCACAGCCAGTGTGTGTTCTTTCGCTTATTCAGCAGAAAAATCCAGTTTGGCTTGATCTGCTTACAGAATTTGGCTTGGATGTGAAGTCACTTGCTCGCTTACAACGTGCAATTGAAGAACAGCTTCCTGAGAATAGTTTTCCCGACAGTGTTAGTACTTACAGTAAGCAATTACGGTTTCCTTGGGGGGATGATTATGTTTCGATCACCCCCGTTGTGAGTCACGCTCTTCAGTGCGAACTAGAAATAAGAGCGCGAAGTACAGAAAACAAGTTCAGTTTTGTCTCTTCGTCACTGCCTAATTCCGCCAGTATTGGGAACCTGTGTGGCAGTTTGGGTGGGTATATGAGAGTCCTAAATTACCCGCTAGGTGTTAAGCAGGCCAAGGGTGGGACGTTAACGGAAAACCGTCAAAAGAGAGGTCATTACTTTGATGACTATCAGGTAACTAACGCCAAAATTTGTCAGGTACTAAATCGCCTAATTGGATCTGAGCCAGCCAAAACACAGCGGCAAAGAGAAAGAGCTCGTCAGGTGAGGAGTAAGATTTTACGAAAGCAGATAGCCTTATGGATGCTTCCACTCATTGAATTAAGAGATATCGCCGAATCTGAACCCAATCAGGTGCAACTAGAGCATGACGATACCTTAGCTCAAGCTTTTTTGTCGTTACCAGAATTGGAGCTTGGCTCTTTGGCTGGTGAGTTTAACCGACGCTTACATCTCGCGTTTCAAAATAATATCTATTCTGCCAAGTTTGCTTATCATCCCAAATTGATGCAGGTAGCTAAAGCCCAAGTGACATGGGTGCTTGAGCAACTTAGTAACCCAATTAACAATCAAGATATGGTGACGGGGGAGCAATATATCTACCTGACGTCAATGAGAGTACAAGATGCGGCAGCGATGAGTAATCCTTGTTTGTGTGGTGTGCCGTCTTTGACGGCCATTTGGGGATTCATGCACGATTATCAAAGGAAATTTAATCAATTAGTTAACAATGGTTCCCCAGTTGAGTTTTCGAGTTTCGCTTTTTATGTTCGAAACGAGAATATTCAATCAACAGCGAAGCTTACTGAACCTAATTCAGTCACCAAAGCCAGAACGGTTTCTAATGCGAAACGACCGACCATTCGTAGTGAACGATTGGCGGACCTAGAAATAGACTTAGTTATCAGAGTTCATAGTGAAAGCCGAATTTCAGATTTTAGATCAGCGCTTAAAACGGCCCTTCCCGTTGCTTTCGCCGGAGGGGCATTATACCAACCACAGCTATCGATGCAGATTGAGTGGCTTAGAACATTTACAGGCAGGAGTGAACTTTTCCATGTTTTAAAAGGATTACCTGCATACGGGCGATGGTTATACCCAAGTGAAAAGCAACCTACTAATTTTGATGAGTTAGAGCGGTTGCTCACTCAAGACGATGATAACTTGCCCGTTTCTCTTGGTTACCATTTATTAGAGCATCCAACTAAGAGGGGTAACGCAATCACAGGTTGTCATGCTTATGCGGAGAATGCGATAGGGCTAGCTAAGCGAATAAACCCGATAGAGGTCCGTTTTAGTGGACGAGATCACTTTTTAAACCACGCCTTTTGGTCGATAGAATGCAGTAGCGAAACTATTCTTATAAAAAACTATAGGGATTAA